Proteins encoded by one window of Antechinus flavipes isolate AdamAnt ecotype Samford, QLD, Australia chromosome 4, AdamAnt_v2, whole genome shotgun sequence:
- the SAP25 gene encoding histone deacetylase complex subunit SAP25, which produces MIPCLPPGRGEEDRDKDPYDQEEDCGSGEESPRHRDPPSHSPQPESFAGPQLHRDQIRPPDVMLDRGQQNQGDQTPVLTRNFKKGRRRRQRQRQRAAPWESDYEKGAVTEMAGNSGSGNSLSFRTIWHPSFCELFDARASDTQSLALPEVKRNRESSQNDKGFQALCSEDFFFSDPLLPSITRIPVGLSQPPQQILRKSRQLLTPPPIMSFWIQPNPAPILTWQYGPEITAVTCLLEMNRGETKSTTTTPNSSLSPPTQPT; this is translated from the exons ATGATCCCCTGCCTCCCCcctgggagaggagaggaagatcGGGATAAAGACCCTTATGATCAAGAAGAGGACTGTGGCTCAGGAGAGGAGAGTCCAAGACACAGGGATCCCCCATCCCACAG CCCCCAACCTGAATCCTTTGCTGGGCCTCAACTCCATAGGGATCAAATTCGGCCACCAGACGTTATGCTTGACCGTGGTCAGCAAAATCAAGGGGATCAGA CCCCAGTTCTCACCCGGAACTTCAAAAAGGGaaggcggcggcggcagcggcagcggcagcgggcAGCTCCCTGGGAGTCTGACTATGAGAAAGGAGCAGTAACTGAAATG gcAGGGAATTCTGGATCTGGTAACTCACTCTCCTTCAGGACCATCTGGCATCCATCATTCTGTGAATTGTTTGATGCCCGGGCCAGTGACACCCAATCCCTAGCTTTACCTGAAGTCAAAAGGAATAGAGAGAGCTCCCAGAATGACAAAG GTTTCCAGGCTCTTTGCTcagaagatttctttttttccgaCCCTCTCTTGCCTTCTATTACTCGGATTCCTGTTGGCCTGTCCCAACCTCCCCAACAG ATCCTGAGGAAGTCTAGGCAGCTTCTTACCCCACCACCTATAATGTCATTCTGGATACAGCCAAACCCAGCCCCTATCTTGACTTGGCAGTATGGTCCGGAAATAACAGCTGTTACCTGCTTACTTGAGATGAACCGAGGGGAGACCAAATCTACCACCACCACTCCAAACTCCTCCCTAAGCCCACCCACTCAGCCCACCTAG